A stretch of DNA from Bacillus sp. NP157:
TGGGCATTGCCGGGAGGCTTCGTCGGTGGCGACGAACCGATCCTCGATGCCTGCCTGCGCGAGCTGCGCGAGGAAACCCGCCTGAAGCTGCCGGCGCCGGTCCTGCGCGGCTCGATCAAGGGCCAGCACGTGTTCGACCATCCGGAACGTTCGCTGCGCGGCCGCACCATCACGCATGCCTTCCACTTCGACTTCCCTGCGGGCCCGCTGCCACCGGTGAAGGGCGGCGACGATGCCGAAAAGGCGCGCTGGTTTCCGGTCAGCGAAGCACTGGACATGGGCCCGCGACTGTACGAAGACCACCTGTCCATCCTCGAATTCTTCCTTGGCCGCGGTTGAGCGCGGCACACACCGCCTGCGGACAGACCGCGGGCTTACCCCTGGGCGCGAAGGAGCTTCACGTCATGCGTTATCTTGATAACCTGATCCTCAACACCGACAGCTACAAGGCGAGCCACTGGCTGCAGTACCCGCCGGGTACGGATGCCACCTTCTTCTACGTCGAATCGCGCGGCGGCATGTACGACCGCACCGTCTTCTTTGGCTTGCAGGCGATCCTCAAGGAGTGGCTGTCACGGCCGGTGACGCATGCGGACGTGGACGAGGCCCGCGACTTCTTCGCCGCGCACGGCGAACCGTTCAACGAGGCAGGCTGGCGTCGCATCGTCGACGTCCATGGCGGTCGGATGCCGATGCGCGTCCGCGCGGTGCCGGAAGGCAGCGTGGTGCCGACCCACCAGGCGCTGGTGACGATCGAATCGACCGACCCGGAAGCCTACTGGCTGCCGAGTTACCTGGAGACCCTGCTGCTGCGCCTGTGGTATCCGGTGACCGTGGCGACGCAGAGCTGGCAGGTGAAGCGCGTGATCGCATCGTTCCTGGAAAAGACCAGCGACGAACCGGCCGTGCAGCTGCTGTTCAAGCTGCACGACTTCGGCGCGCGTGGCGTGTCCAGTGCCGAGTCCGCCGCGCTGGGCGGCATGGCGCACCTGGTCAACTTCCGTGGCACGGATACGGTGCAGGGCGTGCTTGCGGCGCGGGCCTATTACGGCGAGCCCATGGCCGGCTATTCGATCCCCGCCGCGGAACACAGCACGATCACCAGCTGGGGCCGCGATCGCGAGGTCGACGCGTACCGCAACATGCTTCGCCAGTTCGCGAAGCCCGGTTCGCTGGTCGCCGTGGTCTCGGACAGCTACGACATCTTCCATGCGATCCGTGAGCACTGGGGCAAGGCCTTGCGCGACGAGGTGATCGCCTCGGGCGCCACGCTGGTCGTGCGGCCCGATTCCGGCGATCCGGTCGAGGTCGTGCACCAGTGCATCGCCTTGCTCGACGAGGCGTTCGGCAGCACGGTGAACGGCAAGGGTTTCAAGGTGCTCAACCATGTGCGCGTGATCCAGGGCGACGGGGTGAACCCGCAGAGCATCCGCGCGATCCTCGAACGCATCACCGGTGCCGGCTACGCCACGGACAACATCGCCTTCGGCATGGGCGGCGCGTTGCTGCAGAAGGTGGATCGCGACACGCAGAAGTTCGCGCTGAAGTGTTCGGCGGCGCGGATCGACGGACGCTGGGTCGACGTGTTCAAGGCGCCGGTGACCGATGCGGGCAAGTTCTCGCAACGCGGCCGGCTGACCCTGACCCGGCATCGCGAGTACGGCACCTGGAAAACCGTGCCGATTCCCGAAGGCATCGCCCGCGCCGAGGACATGCCGCTCGACCACGGCTGGGAGCATGCGATGGTGACGGTGTGGGAGGACGGGGTGCTGGTGAGCGACCAGGCGTTTACGGAGGTGCGGGCGCGGAGTGAGGCGGCGATTTCATGAACCCGGGGGCAGGGGTGGGGTGCCGGGTATTGGTTTTCGCGCGCAGGCGCGCTCCTACACGCGAATGTCTTATCCGGCCAACACCGCCGCCGCATACGCCTTGATCCGCGCCAACATCGCCGCGAGCCCGTTCGAGCGCGTCGGCGACAGATGCTTGGCCAGCCCGATCTCCTGGATATAGCTCGGCTCGGTGTCGACGATTTCCTGGGCCGAGCGATCCGAATACACCCGCAGCAACAGCGCGATCAGCCCGGAGACGATGGCCGAATCGCTGACGGCTTCGAAGTGCAGGCGGGAGGCATCGCCCGAGGGCACCAGCCACACCATCGACTGGCAACCGCTGACGCGGTTGTCTTCGTTCTTCTGATCGTCAGGGAAGGCGGGCAACTGCTTGCCCAGGTCGATCAGGTACTGGTAACGCTCGGTCCAGTCGCTGAAGAAACCGAATTCCTCGGCGATGGCGGCCTGTGCCTCGGCGGCGGTGGCTTCCTGGGGTTCGACGTATTCGTTCATGCCTTCACCACGCTCCAGCGCGTGCCCTGCGCGCCGTCTTCGATGGCGATGCCAAGCGCCTTGAGCTGGTCACGGATGGCATCGCTGCGGGCAAAATCCTTCGCTGCGCGGGCGGCGCGGCGTTCTTCCAGCAGGGACTCCACCAGCGCCGCGTCGACCGCGTCGCCGGGGTTGCCCTGGCGGAACCATGCTTCCGGGTCTTCCTGCAGCAGGCCGAGCAGCGCACCGCCGCCGACCAGGGCCGCCTTCGCAGCGATGCGCTCGTCGCCGGTGGCCTTGCGCGCGGCATCGGCCAGCTGCGAGATCTCCGCCAGCGCCTGCGGGGTGTTGAGGTCGTCGCACAGCGCGGCCTCCACCGACGCGGGCACCACCGGCTCGCCGGTCGGCACGTCCGCCATGTCGCGCAGGGCACCGTACCAGCCGTCGAGCGTGCGCACGGACTGCGTCAGCGCGGCATCGGACCAGTCCAGCGGCTGGCGGTAGTGGCCGCGCAGCAGCATCAGGCGCAAGGCTTCGCCCGGATGCTTGCCTAGCAGCTCATGCAGCTGCAGCACGTTGCCCAGCGACTTCGACATCTTCCTGCCGTCGAAGGTGAGCATGCCGTTGTGCAGCCAGTAGCGGGCGAAGGTCTTGCCGCCATGGGCGCAGACGCTTTGCGCGATCTCGTTCTCGTGGTGAGGGAAGGTCAGGTCGACGCCACCGGCATGGATGTCGATGGTGTCGCCCAGGTGGGCTTCGCTCATCGCCGAGCATTCGATGTGCCAGCCGGGCCGGCCGCGGCCCCAGGGGCTGTCCCAGCCGGGCAGGGTATCGTCCGACGGCTTCCACAGCACGAAGTCGCCCGGGCTGCGCTTGTAGGGGGCCACCTCGACGCGGGCGCCGGCGATCAGCTCGTCCGGGTCGCGGCCGGAGAGGGCGCCGTACTCGGGGTAGGACTCCACGTGGAAGAGGACATGGCCCTCGGCCTCGTAGGCGTGCCCTGTCGCGATCAGGCGCTCGATCATGGCGATGATCTGCGGGATGTGCGCCGTGGCGTGGGGCTCGACATCCGGCGGGGCGACGCCGAGGCGGGCGATGTCCTCGCGATAGGCCTGGGCGTAGCGGTCGGTGATCTCGCTGATCGGCACCCCGGCCGCGGCGGCAGCCGTGTTGATCTTGTCGTCCACGTCGGTGATGTTCCGGGCGTAGACCAGGTTCGGGTAATGCCGGCGGATCAGCCGGGCCAGCACGTCGAACACCACCGGCGGCCGGGCGTTGCCGATATGGATGTAGTTGTAGACCGTCGGCCCGCAGACGTACATCGTGACCCGCTGCGGATCCAGCGGAGCAAAGGCTTCCGTGCGGCGGGACAGGGTGTTGTAGAGCGAAATCGTCATCGTGGGTCCGTGGGCGGGCCGGCGGCCGGGGCCGGCCTGAAATAGTAGCAAGGCCGGGGGATACCCGCCCACGCGCGAGCGCGGAATTGGTTGACAGGCGGCCTGCCGGGCTTTCCGTGGAGACATAAGCGTGGATTCAGCGTGATCTTGATGAAATGGCGTCCAGTAGGCGCTTTCCTGCGTCTGCCTGGAGGTTTTCCTACATGTCTCGCCTGCTTCTCCCCGCTTTGATCCTCGCGGTTTTTGCTACCGGTGTCAGTGCCCAGGATCGCTATGGGCCGCCGCCGCCCCCGCCGTCGCAGTCGGCGGGTCCGGACGACAATACTCATTTTGGCTGGGCGGACGTGCTGCGCGTCGACCCGGTCTATGGCGTGGCCCGCGTGGAAACCCCGCGGCAGGAGTGCTATGACCAGCAGGTGGTGACCCGCCAGCCAAGTAGCGGCAGCGCGGCCGGGACGATCCTGGGCGCGGTGGTCGGTGGCGTGCTGGGTAACACCGTGGGCAAGGGCGACGGCCGCAAGGCGGCGACGGTAGCTGGCGCGGTGGCCGGCGGCGTGGTCGGCAACAACGTGTCGCGTAGCGGTGGCTCGGAGTACCAGAGCACCGAGACCCGCTGCCGTGACGTGAGCTCGGTGACCGAGCAGCGTCGCATCGCCGGTTACGACGTCGAATACCGCTATCGCGGCGAGGTCTACGTGTCGCGCCTGAACTACGATCCGGGCGAGCGTCTGCGGGTGCGCGTGAGCGTATCGCCGGCGGACTGACCCCAGTCCCGCTGGATACCAGAAAGGCCGCGAGCAATCGCGGCCTTTTTCGTGCGCCGGCCGCGGCGCTCGGGCGTGGCCGCAGGCGCGGCGCTCGGGCGTGGTCGCAGGCGCGGCGCTCGGGCGTGGTCGCAGGACCAGCCCTCGGCGCCCACCCTCGCTGCTCAGACAGGTCCTCCGCGCTCGACAAGGTTGGCCGCAGCCGCGGCCCATGTACTTATCGCCCTACGGGCGCTCACTTGTGCGGAACTCGCCTCGAGGGTAGGCCCCGAGGCCTGTTCTTGCAGCCCGCCGCAAGCCTTGTCTGTAGGAGCGCGCCTGCGCGCGAAAATCCAACGGGGCGGGGATGATGGAACCTGATTCATCGACTCGTTCGAACACGCTTTGGAATCACGTTGAAATGATGATCCCGGGCGCTGGTACCTGATGTGTTTAGGCGATCCCAATTCGCGCGCAGGCGCGCTCCTACAAGAGCCGCCGTTGCGTCGGGCCGTCCGACCCGGCGTGCGGGGACGTGGAAGAAGAGCCCTCGGCGCCTACCCTCGAGGCGAGTTCGTGGCGGCGAGGGGGCCGGGCGGAAGAAGCCCGAAGGGGGCCGGCCACGATGGCCGGCCGTTCTTGTTGAGGCAGGATGCCGAATCAAGAACCTCCGCCCGGCACCCGGTGCGCGGCCGCAGGCCAATAGATAAACGGGCTGCGGAGCAGCCCCTCCCTGTCGCACGCCAGAACGCTGTCTGAGCAGCGAGGGTAGGCACCGAGGGCTCTTCCTGCCGCCACGCCCGAGCGCCGCGCGGCGGTCGGCCGCAACGGCACCCCCAATCGCCCGCAGGCGCCCGTCAGCGTGGGGGCGCCAGTACGGTGAGGGTGATGCGGGCGAACGGCCCGTTGCTGGCCACGGCGGTGATCTGGTGGGTGCCGGGGGTGTCCAGGGCGATCTGCACGGGCGCATCGCCCGCGGTATCGGCCTGCCAGCGGCCGTCGAGCAGCCAGGCCACATGCTGCGTGGTGCCCACGGCGGTCAGGGTCGCGCGCAGTGGGCGGGTCGCGTTCGCGGGCTGGCGTAGCGTGCTCTGGTCGGCGAGGCCGGCGATGCGGATCGGGCCGACGGCGTCCAGCGAGTCGGGCGCACAGCCCGGGGCGAGCGGCGGCAGGGCGCTGGCGCTGAGATCGTCGGGCGAGAGCCAGGGCGTGGCGAGCGCCGGCCAGCGGGCGATCGTGCGTATCGTCGTCGACGCGGGCCGGCAGCTGGCGCTGAGGCGCCGGCCCTGCGCGTCGACGCGGAGCTTCACCAGGCCGCTGGCCCACGCCGTGACGCCGCGCTCGGCAAGCGTCGGCGGCACCACGCCGTCGAGCGACCAGCCGTTGACGTGGCGGCGGCAATCGGCAGGCGACGTGTTCGCGGCGAGGGCGCCGAGCGGCCAGCAGACGTCGACCGCATGCACGCTCGCGGGGCGCGCGTCGAAGTGGCCGCTGTGCGTGGCCGGCAGCATGGCGTCCAGCGCGAACAGCAGCGGCAACGCCGTCACCGCGCCGTACTGGCCCGGCGAGGGCGTGCCGTCGGGCCGGCCGATCCATACGCCGACCGTCCAGTCATCGTTCACGCCCACCGCCCATGCATCGCGATAGCCATAGCTGGTGCCGGTTTTCCAGGCCAGCGGACGGCGCGTGCTGGCACTGCCCTGGATCGGCGCGCCTTCGACGTCGGCGGGATTGGAGCCGAGGACGTCGCGGATGATCCATGCCGCGCCAGGCGAGAGCATCCGCCGTTCGCGCAGCGGATCGCTGGCGGTGTAGCGCACCGGCGCGGCAATCCCGTGGTTGGCGAGCGCGGTGTAGGCACCGACGAGGTCTTCCAGGCGCGCCGACGTGCCGCCGAGGATCACCGACAGGTTGGGCGTGGCGCCGTCGGGCAGGCGCAGGGCGAGGCCGCCGGCGGCGAGCCGCGCGGTGAAGCGGGTTGGCCCGACATGGTCGAGGATATCCACGGCCGGGACGTTCAACGAACGCTGCAAGGCCTCGGCGACGCTCACCGGACCGTGGAAGCGTTCGTCGAAATTGGCGGGGCGATAGCCGTCGAAATCCTCCGGGCCGTCGACCAGCAGGCTGGCCGAGCCGACGATGCCATCGTCGAGCGCGAGCCCGTAAAGAAACGGTTTCAGCGTGGAACCGGGCGAACGCCATGCGCGCACCATGTCGACATGGCCCAGCCGCATCGGATCGGCGAACGCGGCGGTGCCGACGTAGACGCGCGCCTCGCGGGTGACGTTGTCGACGACCAGCACGGCGGCGGAGGTGCGCGGCGGCAGCCGCGACAGGTACGACGCGACGCGTTCCTCGACGGCGCGCTGCAAGGGTGCATCGATGGTGGTGGTGATCCGCCGCTGGTCGGGGGCGGCGGCATGCAGGCGCTCGGCCAGCAGGGCGGCGTCGAGTGGCGAACGGAGCGAGCGTGCCGCCACGGCTTCCATCGCCGCATCCTTCGCGTCGGCGGCGTTCCAGACGCCGAGGTCGCGCATGCGCTGGATCACCTTGTCGCGCGCGATGCGGGCGGCACCGGCGTGGCGGTCCGGACGCAGGCGACTCGGCGACTGCGGCAACACGGCGAGCAGCGCGGCCTCGGCCCGTGACAGGCTTGCCGCGGGTTTGCCGAGGTAAGCCCACGAGGCCGCTTCGACGCCTTCGATCGGGCCACCGAACGGTGCATGGTTGAGATAGAGGTCGAGGATCTGGGCCTTGCTGAGGTGCGCCTCCAACTGGAGCGCGCGGAAGATCTGCACGAACTTGCCACCCACGGTATGCGGGATCGGCATGATGCTGCGCGCGACCTGCATCGTGAGCGTGGAGCCACCCGACACGATCCGCCCATGCAGGGCGCCTCCCGCGGCACCGCGGATCAACGCCCACGGATTGACCCCGGGGTGCTTCCAGAACCAGCGGTCTTCGTAGGCGAGCAGGGCCTGCAGGTACAGCGGCGAAACCTGCGATGCCGAGACCTGGTATCGCCACACGCCGTCGCTGTCGGCGAACGCACGCAGGGGCGTGCCGTCGCGCGCGACGACGACGCTGCTGAGCGCACTGGGCGCGGGAAGGCGAAGGGGAAAGATCCGGTCCATCGCCACCGCGATCAACGCCACGGCGGCGACGGACAGGAGGGCGGCCCGGCCTAAGCGCCGGGCCCTTGCGTATCTCACGGTTCAACCACCGTGATCGAGGCCGGGGTGGTCTTGCCTACGCCACGGATCGACGGGCGATACATGTCTTCGACCAGCGGCGGCGGCACCACGTACGTGCCCGGGGTCACCGCACGGACGATGTAGAACAAGCGC
This window harbors:
- a CDS encoding nicotinate phosphoribosyltransferase, with the translated sequence MRYLDNLILNTDSYKASHWLQYPPGTDATFFYVESRGGMYDRTVFFGLQAILKEWLSRPVTHADVDEARDFFAAHGEPFNEAGWRRIVDVHGGRMPMRVRAVPEGSVVPTHQALVTIESTDPEAYWLPSYLETLLLRLWYPVTVATQSWQVKRVIASFLEKTSDEPAVQLLFKLHDFGARGVSSAESAALGGMAHLVNFRGTDTVQGVLAARAYYGEPMAGYSIPAAEHSTITSWGRDREVDAYRNMLRQFAKPGSLVAVVSDSYDIFHAIREHWGKALRDEVIASGATLVVRPDSGDPVEVVHQCIALLDEAFGSTVNGKGFKVLNHVRVIQGDGVNPQSIRAILERITGAGYATDNIAFGMGGALLQKVDRDTQKFALKCSAARIDGRWVDVFKAPVTDAGKFSQRGRLTLTRHREYGTWKTVPIPEGIARAEDMPLDHGWEHAMVTVWEDGVLVSDQAFTEVRARSEAAIS
- a CDS encoding SufE family protein, which produces MNEYVEPQEATAAEAQAAIAEEFGFFSDWTERYQYLIDLGKQLPAFPDDQKNEDNRVSGCQSMVWLVPSGDASRLHFEAVSDSAIVSGLIALLLRVYSDRSAQEIVDTEPSYIQEIGLAKHLSPTRSNGLAAMLARIKAYAAAVLAG
- the cysS gene encoding cysteine--tRNA ligase, with amino-acid sequence MTISLYNTLSRRTEAFAPLDPQRVTMYVCGPTVYNYIHIGNARPPVVFDVLARLIRRHYPNLVYARNITDVDDKINTAAAAAGVPISEITDRYAQAYREDIARLGVAPPDVEPHATAHIPQIIAMIERLIATGHAYEAEGHVLFHVESYPEYGALSGRDPDELIAGARVEVAPYKRSPGDFVLWKPSDDTLPGWDSPWGRGRPGWHIECSAMSEAHLGDTIDIHAGGVDLTFPHHENEIAQSVCAHGGKTFARYWLHNGMLTFDGRKMSKSLGNVLQLHELLGKHPGEALRLMLLRGHYRQPLDWSDAALTQSVRTLDGWYGALRDMADVPTGEPVVPASVEAALCDDLNTPQALAEISQLADAARKATGDERIAAKAALVGGGALLGLLQEDPEAWFRQGNPGDAVDAALVESLLEERRAARAAKDFARSDAIRDQLKALGIAIEDGAQGTRWSVVKA
- a CDS encoding glycine zipper 2TM domain-containing protein, with translation MSRLLLPALILAVFATGVSAQDRYGPPPPPPSQSAGPDDNTHFGWADVLRVDPVYGVARVETPRQECYDQQVVTRQPSSGSAAGTILGAVVGGVLGNTVGKGDGRKAATVAGAVAGGVVGNNVSRSGGSEYQSTETRCRDVSSVTEQRRIAGYDVEYRYRGEVYVSRLNYDPGERLRVRVSVSPAD
- the pbpC gene encoding penicillin-binding protein 1C, with translation MRYARARRLGRAALLSVAAVALIAVAMDRIFPLRLPAPSALSSVVVARDGTPLRAFADSDGVWRYQVSASQVSPLYLQALLAYEDRWFWKHPGVNPWALIRGAAGGALHGRIVSGGSTLTMQVARSIMPIPHTVGGKFVQIFRALQLEAHLSKAQILDLYLNHAPFGGPIEGVEAASWAYLGKPAASLSRAEAALLAVLPQSPSRLRPDRHAGAARIARDKVIQRMRDLGVWNAADAKDAAMEAVAARSLRSPLDAALLAERLHAAAPDQRRITTTIDAPLQRAVEERVASYLSRLPPRTSAAVLVVDNVTREARVYVGTAAFADPMRLGHVDMVRAWRSPGSTLKPFLYGLALDDGIVGSASLLVDGPEDFDGYRPANFDERFHGPVSVAEALQRSLNVPAVDILDHVGPTRFTARLAAGGLALRLPDGATPNLSVILGGTSARLEDLVGAYTALANHGIAAPVRYTASDPLRERRMLSPGAAWIIRDVLGSNPADVEGAPIQGSASTRRPLAWKTGTSYGYRDAWAVGVNDDWTVGVWIGRPDGTPSPGQYGAVTALPLLFALDAMLPATHSGHFDARPASVHAVDVCWPLGALAANTSPADCRRHVNGWSLDGVVPPTLAERGVTAWASGLVKLRVDAQGRRLSASCRPASTTIRTIARWPALATPWLSPDDLSASALPPLAPGCAPDSLDAVGPIRIAGLADQSTLRQPANATRPLRATLTAVGTTQHVAWLLDGRWQADTAGDAPVQIALDTPGTHQITAVASNGPFARITLTVLAPPR